One genomic segment of Brevibacillus laterosporus LMG 15441 includes these proteins:
- a CDS encoding PRC-barrel domain-containing protein produces the protein MKRALDVVGLPVLAMNTGEEIGIVRDILCDLHLQVIGLVLQEAGWFQQGRYIHSNHIGTIGDDFITVEDKNVVTSMRHLDTNQMFCLFTGEHALKGKQAVTETGAWLGKVEDVYFSVDWERMVGYELSDGWIADITEGRKRINAASPVSIGNEHLIIPMHTGFKAH, from the coding sequence ATGAAGAGAGCATTGGACGTAGTAGGCTTGCCAGTTTTGGCCATGAACACCGGCGAAGAAATTGGGATTGTCCGAGATATCCTCTGTGATCTTCACTTGCAAGTCATTGGTCTGGTTTTACAAGAAGCAGGCTGGTTCCAGCAGGGACGCTATATTCATTCCAACCATATCGGTACAATCGGGGACGATTTCATCACTGTAGAGGACAAGAACGTTGTGACCTCAATGCGCCATCTAGATACGAATCAAATGTTCTGCCTATTTACAGGTGAGCATGCACTAAAAGGAAAACAAGCTGTAACAGAGACCGGTGCTTGGCTAGGAAAAGTGGAAGATGTTTATTTTTCTGTTGACTGGGAAAGGATGGTAGGGTACGAGTTATCGGACGGTTGGATTGCCGATATTACCGAAGGACGCAAGCGAATTAATGCGGCATCGCCTGTATCAATCGGAAACGAACACCTTATTATCCCTATGCACACCGGATTTAAGGC